A stretch of DNA from Brevibacterium ihuae:
CAAGCGCGAGGAGGTGTCGCGCTCGGCGATCACCCTCCGCGCGATGTGCCACGAGCCCACCGGAGGCGTCCTCGCCGCGGCCACCTCGTCGCTGCCCGAGGGGATCGGCGGCATCCGCAACTGGGACTACCGCTACTGCTGGCTGCGCGATGGGTCGATGACCGTGCGCACCCTCATCGACCTCGGCTCGACCGCCGAGGCGGAGGGCTTCCTCGCGTGGCTCGCGGGCATCCTCGCCGACGCCGCCGGTCCCGAGCAGCTCCACCCGCTCTACGCGGTCGACGGCTCCGCGCTCACCACCGAGGCCGTGCTCGAGCACCTGCCCGGGTACGCCGGCTCGCGGCCGGTGCGCGTGGGCAACGCCGCCGAGCACCAGGTCCAGCTCGACGTGTTCGGACCCGTCACCGAGCTCCTGCGCGATCTCGCCTTCACCCTCGAGGACCTGTCGGACGAGAACTGGCGGCTCACCTGCGAGATGGTCACCGCGGTCGAGCGCCGCTGGCATGAGGCCGACCACGGCATCTGGGAGGCCCGCCGCGAGCCCAAGCACAACGTCTACACCAAGGTCATGTGCTGGGTGACCGTCGACCGGGCGATCGAGATCGCCGAGCACTTCGGGCGGACCATGCCCGGGGCCTGGCGCCAGCTCCGCGAGACCATCGCCGACGACGTCATCACCCGCGGCTGGAACGCCGAGGTCGGCGCCTACACCGTGGCCTACGGCGAGGACGACCTCGACGCGGCCTGCCTGTTCGTCGGCCTGTCCGGCCTGCTCGCCCCGGACGATCCGCGCTTCGCCGCGACCGTCGACGCGATCGAGCGGGACCTGCGGGTCGGCCCCACGGTGTTCCGCTACCACTACGACGACGGCCTGCCCGGGCTCGAGGGCGGCTTCCACATCTGCACGACCTGGCTCATCGAGGCGTTCATCCTCGTCGGGCGTCTCGACGACGCGCGCGACCTGTTCCGGCGCCTCGACGACCTCATGGGGCCCACCGGGCTGTTCCCCGAGGAGTACGATCCCGCCTCGGAGACGCACCTCGGGAACCACCCGCAGGCGTACTCGCACCTCGGCTATATCCGGGTCGCGCGGATGCTCGACGACCTCGCCGGCGTGCCGGACCCCGCGAGCGGCCACACCGACGGCTCGGAGGATCCGGACGACACGGGTGCCGCAGGGTCCGCGGGGTCCGCGGACACCTCGGGCGCCTCGAGCACGTCAGTTTCCTCGGGCGCCACGAGAACCGCGGACTGAGACCGCGCCCCGCTGCTCCTCGACCACCTCGGGCGCCGGGGCACCGCCCTCCGCACCTCGACCACCTCGAGTGCCGGGGCACCACCGCACCTCGGGAGCGCCGGGGCTGCGGTCCGCCTCACCGTACTGCGCGGTATCTGCCCATCCACGCGTTATTGCGCGCAGATCACGGGATACCGCGGCGTACGGCTGGGAGCACGCGGGCTCAGCCGGCACTCAGGCCTGTGCGGCCGGGGACTCGGGCCGGGGGTCGTGCTCGGGCAGGAAGACCTCGGTCCGTGCGCCGCCGGCCGGCCCGTTGCTGAACGCGATCCGCATCCCCAGCAGCCGCGCCTGCCCCTGGGCGATGACGAGGCCGAGGCCCATCCCGCCGCCGCCGGCGGACACGAAGCGCGTGGGTCCGGTGGCGATGATGTCCGCTGGATAGCCGGGTCCGTGGTCCTCGACGATGACGGCGTGCGGCGTCGTCGTGACGATGATCGGGTCCGCGCCGTGCTTCGTGGCGTTGACGATGAGGTTGGACACGATGCGCTCGAACCGGCGCTGATCGGTGATCACCGTGCGCCCCTCGGAGGCGTAGTTGACCTCGATCTCGTGGCCGGTGGTGACCCCGGAGGCGCCGAGCGTCGTGATGAGGGAGCGGATCGAGGAGTCGAGCGACATCGTCGTGAAGTCCGGGGTGGCGCGTCCCGCGTCGAGCCGGGACACCTCGAGGAGGTCCTCGACGAGCACCTGGAGGCGGGCCACCCGGTCGCGCACGAGCTCGGCCGGCCGTGACTGCTCCTCGAGGAGGTTCGCGGCGTTGACGAGCCCGGTGAGCGGGGTGCGCATCTCGTGGGCGAGGTCGGAGGTGAAGCGCTGCTCGGAGTCGAGCTTCTCCGCGAGCCGCTGGACGGCGGAGTCGGCCGCAGCGGCGAAGGCCGCCACCTCGTCGTCGCCGGTGTCGATGACGTCGGAGATCCGAATCTGCGTGTCACCGGCGGCGATCTTCCGCGCGGCCTGGGCGCCCAGGGTGAGTCGGCGCGAGATCTGGCCGGCGACGAGCGAGCCGATGCCGCCGATGACGATCGCCGAGCCGAGCATGCCGAACAGGATCGCCCGGTCGATCGCATTGAGGAGCTGCTGGGACTCCGCGGTGGTGGTGCGCACCGCGATCACGGCGGTGTGCGAGCCGACCTCGATCGGTGCGGCGGCCCAGATCACCTCGGCCCCGTCGGCGACCCCGCGGATCGTCACGCTCCGTCCGGCGAGCGCGGCCTCGCGCGCCTCGGCGGGCAGGTCGGGGTCGTCGACGCTCGTGTTGAGGGTGAGGACCCCGGTGTCGGCGTAGATCGAGATCGCGTCGGAGAGCTGGGCGCTGATGTTCTGCCGCATCCGGTCGTCCTCCGCGGCGGCCGCGCTCTGGCGCACGACGACGCCGCACGAGAGGACCGCGATGATCACCGAGGAGACGATGAGGATGACGATCTTCCACCGGAGTGACACGGCAGGTCCCCGTCAGCCGGCGAACCGGTAGCCGAAGCCGCGCACGGTCTCGATCATGCGGGCGCCGATCTTCTTCCGGAGGCGCTGGATGTGGACGTCGACGACGCGGGAGTCGCCGGCCCATTCGTACCCCCAGACCGTGTAGGCGATCTTCTCGCGGGAGTACACGTGGCCGGGCTCCTCGGTGAGGAGGAGCAGGACTCGCAGCTCGGTCGGGGTGAGGTGGACCTCGGCGCCGTCGACCATCACGGTGAGGCGGCCGGTGTCGAGCACGAGGGAACCGAGCTGGGTGCGGTACGGCCCGAGCTCCTCGCGGGCGGGCGATCCGGCCCGATCCGGTGCCGCGCCGGGCGCGGGGGCGCCGGCGCTCGGACGCTGCGCGGGC
This window harbors:
- a CDS encoding sensor histidine kinase, whose protein sequence is MSLRWKIVILIVSSVIIAVLSCGVVVRQSAAAAEDDRMRQNISAQLSDAISIYADTGVLTLNTSVDDPDLPAEAREAALAGRSVTIRGVADGAEVIWAAAPIEVGSHTAVIAVRTTTAESQQLLNAIDRAILFGMLGSAIVIGGIGSLVAGQISRRLTLGAQAARKIAAGDTQIRISDVIDTGDDEVAAFAAAADSAVQRLAEKLDSEQRFTSDLAHEMRTPLTGLVNAANLLEEQSRPAELVRDRVARLQVLVEDLLEVSRLDAGRATPDFTTMSLDSSIRSLITTLGASGVTTGHEIEVNYASEGRTVITDQRRFERIVSNLIVNATKHGADPIIVTTTPHAVIVEDHGPGYPADIIATGPTRFVSAGGGGMGLGLVIAQGQARLLGMRIAFSNGPAGGARTEVFLPEHDPRPESPAAQA